AGCAGCTATAATACTGAGCACGATCATCGTCTTATGAGGTTTCCAGGAGTAATATTGGATCAATTGAATTTGTGATTTCAAAACATACCCTGAGGATCGTGGCCAGGGTCCACCGCATGGCCTGGatgcaaaagaaaagagagaaaagtcaaGTTAGAAAACTTCCTTCCATCCCGAGGGGAGGCAGCAGTGAAACTCTGGCTTTGACTGCTGCACTCGCTCTCTAAGCAGAAACAGACCCAACTGATCGGTATGACTGTGTGCAGTTAAGTGCAGTTAAAAACAAGTTAGTGTAGTTACTGCTTCATGTATACGACCGTGCAGAATCAGATCTGAAAAGCAACCATGTGGCTCTAATTACACTGGAGGGCCTGTGGGTGTTcattccttttcctttctttggtAGAGGAACAAGTAATTATTTCCATGCTCCGACTAAACAGCAGTATAGAGACACAAAAGACATGACCGTCCAAAACAACAGGCAGCGTCTTTGTCAGATTTCCACCATTTCTTTCAAAGCACAATGGAAAAAAGGCTCTTTTTTCAATCCTTGGAAATTTGCTATGCATGAACAGCGGGCCATGAGCGAAAGGATAATAAAGTGACAACGGATACACGAAGAACATGTTTGGGGACAATCTGAAGAAAGGCTCCCTGAACATGTATCCGGTATTCAGAATAAAAGTCTTTAAACAAATGTTTCAACCCCATAATATGCACAGTCAGTGCCGTGCTGAAGGAGCGCGTCCATTGATGACTCCCACAAGCGTTAACAACACTCATGCCCTGTGTTTCACATTACCCAGCATGCCGGATGGCGAAGGCATGCCCCGCCCTGCTCTGCCCCGATTGGCTTACCCTGACATTCTCAGCCTACCCTAACCCGAACCAATCTCACTCCTCAAGCCTAAACCCACATGATCGTGTGCCAAACCAGCCTGAGCACTGAGAggctcctcctgctctccacaAACTCAGCGTGAACTGTGTTGTGCTGCATAACATTAAAAGTACACTACAATGTAATTTTAGGATGCAGGGGTGCTGCAATAAATCAGACAGTGTATATTTAACCTTTaagagctgcagtgtgaacacagcCTGATGTATTCAGATGACATTTCACCGAGCAGCCGGCACCATAAGCACAACAAGGATAGGTAAAATTACCGCCaagcagaggactgacagagagctgaagcACAGGGACTAAAACCAAAATCTACTTTTTCAGTTGCTGTCTTACCTCCTCCTGGGCGGCCTCCCTCAGGCTTGTAGTCCCCACCAGTAACATCGAACAAGTCGTTGTCGTCAAAAGATCCACCGCCTTTGAGAAATGAGCAACCAAATGGATTAAAAAACAAGAATTCCAAAAACCTCTCTGGTTTACATTTTGTGTTCTCGTGAgtatttttgttctttgttctcAACATCCGTGTAAATTAAGAATTCAAAAGACATGAAATGAGCTGAGATATTTGTAGACTCACCCCCTCCGCTACTTGGTGGTTTCACTGGTTTGTCAGGTTTGGGGTTGGGGTCTGTGGGTACAAAATACAGCCATTAATATTTTCCTGTCCTGTATCTTGTCCTGGGTTTTAATACAGCACTAACCCATTAGTCTGAATTCATCTGTATTTGATGTTTTCGGGTTAgtatcactgctgcattaatgtgcatgCTGCATTTACTGCTGcacatgtttaaggttgagctcattttagcGACTTCATGCACTGCTGGGCGCTCTAACCTACAGCGATGCATCAAATTTGTTAAGATCATCACGTTTGTAGCATCGCAGTCCTGTGAGAAGCACAAATCTTTCAGAAGTCAACTTTTGATGAGCTCAAAAAAACggccctgttttcagctttgtgaccgCGCACGTTCCAGCGAATCCACGAGAATTAAAACCACATGTCAtattcacagcagagagacttTCCAACAGGTTTACCTGGACCGAGAGCATCCTCCAAATCAAAGCCACCtgcaatacacaaacacacatgcttaaTAGGAGGTTACATTTtgacaagaataaaaaaaatatcaccAGCTTTTGCTTTTGTAAATCCAGaattcaaaaacatgaaatgagcTGAGATAATTGGAGACTCACCCCCTCCTCCGCCACTTGGTGGTTTCACAGCAGGTTTGTCAGGTTTGGGAGTGGGGTCTGTGGGTGCAGAGACAGTGAATacagagaggaagcagatgcAGTACAGCAGTCCTTCCCGAAGTCCGgacctcttttcttttttcagtgtcaAGTTATCATTATGAGTCTGTCCACACCAATACAGACTAAATTAGATTTCAAGTTAGTTTTACTTATTTAGCGCCAAATCATAAGAGAAATAATCTCAGAACACTTTGCACGCGAAGCAGGTGTAGACCATAGCAGGCTATAATAGGACCATGGCTGCTTGGGGGAGGGACTGAGTGAATGGTCAACTGATGGAGGCAAAAATTAAGAGTGCTTTTcaatgataaaaacatgaaagcatcAGCAGCTGGGTCGACACTTGTCACATCACCACATATCAtattcacagcagagagacttTCCAACGGGTTTACCTGGGCCGAAAGCATCCTCCAAGTCGAAGCCACCtgcaatacacaaacacacgattAATAGTCGGATACACTCTGACAAGaacaaaaatttaaaaatattcCAACAACATTAAATGAGCTGAGATGTTTGGAGACTCACCCCCTCCGCCACTTGGTGGTTTCACAGCAGGTTTGTCAGGTTTGGGAGGTTTGGGAGTGGGGTCTGTGGGTGCAGAGATATCATCAGCATTCAGAATACTGGTCAGCATATATTATTTTCATATCAGAGAGACAGGTTTACCTGGGCCGAGAGCGTCCTCCAAATCAAATCCAAAGCCAtctgtaacacacaaacacacaaactttgaccaaatacctgcaaaactgatgacatccccatcagcctcaggtgtAAGTCAGAGGTGAGTATGTAAGAGTATGTTCcaacgttagcatttagctcaaagcaacGGTGTGTCACAGTATGGCTAACCATAGACTGATACTGTTATCTATCCTTCAAACTCATGGTTCTTCTGAATAACAGACATTATTCTGTAAGAGGTGAAAGGATACAAACCATCACTTTGCGGCTTCTCTGGGGCCCTCGGTTTCTCTTTGGGTGCTGAAGGGGTTGGTCCTAAGGAACAAAGACGATTGAACACAGTTACTGTCTGACAGCAAGTCAACATTTCTCTCCAGCATCTCCTTGAGCCTCAATGCTCCTCTTGAATTTCAGCCGTCGGACCAAAAAAGCGAACTAAAGGTCGACTCCCTAGCTGTTCCTCACCGCCTTCCTCCACAAATCAGAATTTGCTCCGTTGTGACGGACAGATTTCTCAATCACATGCTGGGACGTGAATGAAGTTCCACACTTGTCAGGACAACTGAgggttttatttcctgtttccagaGTCAAGAATGAACTTCCACTCTCATCTCAGGTTTTCTAAACTATCACAGTATCACACAGAGATCCTATCTGCCTGCTCTGACACTTCACTGAAGCGAGTGATGCTCATACTGAGTGAATTCCAACACTAGTTGACCCCATTGTGCGTAATAAATAGATTAGAAATACTTAAATTGACTACAGACACTaatgaatcatcatcatcattctgcTCCATCACTAACAGTCACTTACCATCATCCAAAGCATCAAACAGGTTCAAGTCTGTATGAGGAAGACAGAAGGAACACCATTACAAAACAGCAGTGCTACTTTAACAAGACAGTGtgtaccccccacccccacccaacCCCACAGGAGAAgcacatgtgttctgtgtttgagcGTCGCAGGAAGTTTTGCTGTGTATTCGCTGGTTGCTCTGGCAGCGCTGCCGGACACACGGAGCAGCTCTGAAGCGTGAGTCAGGACTGAAACTAGTGAGTCGTCTCTGCACAGAAAGCACACGCTGACGCTTCTTGCCCACAGAGGCTGTAGAGCGCACAAGTTAGAGAGGCCGATATTGTGAAACAGACACCCATAAAAGCCTTTTCCTCCTTTGCTGCCCGGATTTGGAATAATCTGCAGAGCATATTGCTTTTTAATAATGTAAAGGCAGGTGAAAGGTGCATGTAACTGAGAGATGCAGCTGCCTAGTTTGAGCTGGACTGAGTCTTTTCCATGAGTGTTTGTTTGCGTGTCTGTCCTGGCCAGGTCTCCCTGAGAAAAGGGTTAAAACTTTTTTGGTTTGAATTACGTCAGGGCCCGGCTTATCTTTCATGCACATTCTTTTTTTAGTTTATCTCACAGTGTCGTGCTGCATGCAGCCATGGGACGATATATGTCCTAATCCAAGCTTCACGGTCTCATCTCACAAACGAAAACAAATTTACCATTCAATCCAAGAAAACTACACGGAATATTTTCTACGGACCAAAAAACTGTCAGCTCAGGCTACTGCCACACATGAACTATTGGTTGGTATTCGTGTGTCACCTTGAGGCAGAAACAAGCCATACAGTGAGTTACTATGGCTCaagtgttagcaaacagttgcctatttcCATGTCCAGCACACACTGAGCAAGACTGCATTCATTTGAAACTGTTTTcgtgtccacctgatgaatgcaagtctaATATTCACCCTCCTTTCAACTCtttttttggtctccatcacCTGAGGGACACAtttggctcttcagctgctaactGCTCCACTGCGTTCACCGGCTCGTCTCTGACGGTGCCTGCTGCTGAGCAGATAATGCAcggtgggtttatcagagcctTTTGGCTTAAAGGGAGCTGACTGGTGATTCAGCATTCCTCATATCCTCCACTCATCTGTCCAATCGAGACCACTGTTTTATGTGTCGTTTTATCTGATGAATAATGTATGTGGACTGGGCGTATGAGGTTAAAAGGCTGAGGCCTGTGTATTCAATATTGCTGTTTCATCTTCAGGCCATGGTGAGACAAAGAGAGTATCCATGCCAAGTTTAAATCTGAGATTATTACTTCCTTTTTCCATTTCGTCAGAAAAAAACGGACTAAAAATACTTTCAGCAGTCTTCCCATGTTCCAGATGCTGCTGACAATTCAAAAATAACTATTTATAAATGCTGTAAAATATAAAGGCATTAAATCTCTGCAAAATATCAACATCAGCCATGAGTAAGCGACGCATCACCCGTCTAACCTACTTCAGCCGGATTGCGTGCCATCTACTTCTCATTAGCATGCCTGTGGTTTACTCTGCCAGCCCTCATTGCCCTTCACAGGAAGCAGAGCACACAGTATTATATTAAGACTGCGACAATTCGGAGTATTTCTCCAGGTTTTTGGACTTGATCTCAAAGTCGATTTAAGTTGCACTACATGGCCATAAGTATGTGGACAGCTGAACATTTCATCCCTATGAGACATGTTGGGTGAGCTTGAGccatttctttatggacctgGCTTTGGAACAGCGATGTAGAAAATGGCCTTGCCCAAACGGTTGCCACAAAGTTGGAAGAACACAATGTCTTTGTCACTGCATCCTGAAGTGTTAGGATTTCCCCGAACTGCAAATGAGGGACCAAGTCTAAACCACAAAAAGCCCCAGACAGAAGTGCGTGGAGAGTGTGAGTTTGGACACTGTATGTCCTGTAAATGACTGCAGAATCAAAGAAATCTCAAATGATGAGAAAATCAATCTACTCTGATAGCATGTTCTCATTCTCAATGAATCTCTTTTTCATGATTTGCAGGCTTACTGCGACGTTTTAAAAGCCTCAATATGGGCTTTAGGAAATTGTGCAGCATTTCTCTGTATTTCCTCACATTAAACAGACCAACCTATTAaattcatggagaaaataatcagcagattgatcaCTGATGACAATAATCATCACCTACAGCTGCAGACTTCCCTTCAACTACATATTAACAGCCCCATCATAATCCACCATCTCATCTTTTGGCAACCTGAAGGAGTTTAACctctacaaacaaaaaaaaaacaacttatgCTTAAATCAGAATCTGAAAATCTGGAATCACTGATCACCTTATATGACCCCAGTGATCCAACACAACAACCCACACAGCCTCCATCCATTCCCAGCCCTGCCAATAAAGGCTGAATCACGCCTGATCCCCTCTGCAGGTCAGTTCTGATTCACTTCTTCATCAGTGAGGCTGAACACACAGCGGGGACGTGAACTTGAACATCAAATAAAAGGATTTGTCAGACTCATCGGACGTGTCACTCCTCCAACTGAGCTCATTAGAACTTCATGATCTTCTCAGATCAACCCAGCGCGGCCTTCCCTTTATAGCCGCTGCCCGGTGAACACATAAGCCCCTGTGATGGACCCCTCAGCCTGTGAAGCAGACAGGGAGCCACTGGGCTGAAGCACACAGCGACCACATGATGGAAACTGGGACAGGGTTTGTGATGAGGTAACTCCTAATAAAGCGAGTTCTGTCTCAAGAAAAGTTGCCATACTTTTCTGTCGGGCTAAAATAAAATGGCCGTGTATGGCTAATAGCTCTAATTGCCATAGAAACTTGGGGTAACTGAAGGCTTAAATTAGCCATAAATCTTTCCTGCGTCGCCTAAAATGGCAAGAGCAGCAGAATACATACCATAACCGTAATATAATCATTGCATAACCCTCATAATAACTTCCAAAGCAAGCTTACCGTCTGTTAATGTCCCGGtaacaagaaaaagaagcaaaacaatCCTCAAACAAAACTTCATGTTGACTTGGCTTTTCTTCGCAGACACTTCAGTTTAGTTTTAATGCGGCGCGCAGCAGCGGCGACGCTTACATGGGTCTCTTTTTAGCTTGCAAGCCGAGTATTTGTGGACACGGCTTTCTTGTCCTGACTGGACTGCAAAAACCTCGCCTGGTGTCTTGTTACAGGTCGTTGTGAGTCAGTCTTGCCTGTGAAGAACACACTGGGTGTGGCAGCCTGTCAGAGGGGCGTTAACGCTTGTATAAAGAACGGTAAATTAACcctgaagtgttttcttttttccacgAGACGCGCTACGATACAACCCACGTTGtagacatgaagacatgaataaagcagaatgtgatcagTTGCAAATCATTCTGGCACATTCTACAAGTAAAACAGGTAATAGTATCATGGCAAGGTTTAAGAGGAGCATTCCTCCGATATACACAGCCCACATGGTAGGAGAAAGGGCGAGGATTGCTTTATCGTTCTTTTTCCTAGGATGGCGAAGTCATGGCCCGCCCTACCCTGGTTGTGATTGGCTAGTTGTCGTTAGCCCTCGTTGCTTGGGTCGGTTAGGTCCAGGCATGAGTGAGATTGGTTCGGGTAAGCCTatcagagacagagcagggcGGCTCATGCCTTCGCCATCCTTGGAAAAAGTAAAGCGTGACTTTCACCACTTGCAAACgattgcatcctgtttttattgactttttacACAATatgccaatttttttttctttttttcccccaaatctGAGCTGCACAACAactttttattgcatttttaatgaacGCATGTCAAGCACAGAATACGTATTAAAATAGCAACTTTTAAATCCCattctcatgttttctgtccataGACTTtatggaagaaaaacaacatgaacaaaagcTGCAATTTTGTTGAAATAAAGTGCTTCTTGAGCAGCTGAAGATGAATTCTCCACTATATCATTCTTTACTGAACAAATAAAGAGATCCTCAAATAGATTTATTTTTGAATGACATTTGGTTTAAGGTTCACATATTCACTGATCATTGAAGAATTGACACCGCTTAATAgcatcaaacaaatcaaatcatgGATCATTCTATTATCGTCCTTTAATTCAATTTCATGCAACGCTAAAATGTAGACAAGAGGGAACATAAAGGACTAAAATGAAGGCAGAGACAAACCTACTGTCACTGTTAAGCCAGTAGTTGGAGATGGCCCATAGATGTGGGCCAGTTCTCAGCTCACCCAGCATGGACCAACAGTTTCTGCTGAAGCTTGTGTGCCCCCTAGTGTATATGGATCCAGCCTTCATCTTGAATTCTTGCTTCTGATATGGGCTTCTGTTGATTTATACTATGGCGTCGTCTAAAGtaattgtttttcattgatGATGGTGAACACGAGCAGTTCAGGGGTATTAGCATGTAGTCCTGCCTACTGTTTAACTCATTATATTAGAGTCGAAAAGCAATAATGCATTCCACAGTGTCAAGCTTTCATTCTGTTTGGACATTCTGCAGATAAACCTTCTGTCCCCTTCTGTGTCATGAtttgtgcatttaaaatacAGTAGATTATATGGAGAGAATTAATTCACGCTGAATATATAAATGACCTTTTTGTGAATGTTTATTGATCGGGAAAAAGCAGTAAGAAGTTCAGGCGTATTCAGGAAAGCGTCACCATCGAACCCTGTCCTCTTCATGTCTAAAAACACCAGCAGGGTTCAATCAGTAAAAGTGAACAAAGGATGGACGATAAGGAATGTGTCTCTATGCTGGAGACATCTGCTAAAGCCACAGAAATTactgattgaaaaaaaaaaggggaaatatttttggaaaaacattgattttcGACTCGCACCTTTCTTCCTGTATCTCCACACCGAGCTCGTGGGCCTACTTCAAGCGAGCTGccagcttcagcagcagtctgagctgCTCATGTTGGTTCTCAATGACTGAGCTCAGCTTTTGGGCCACATTGCTTTTGCAATCTGGGGAAGAGTTTAGAAATTAATTTGTTATGAGTCAAGTTATAATACTGTCAAAGTAACAGAGGTAGTTTCaattcaaattaaaaacagaaacctttttcatctttgaaaaTTTACAATAGCAAATGACCAAATAGTAAAAGTTGAGGTTTGTGGACTCACCTCCATCTGTGGGTTTTGGAGCTGtgggaacatgaatgttgaaCATTACAACAACATAGTTATGTTCGGGGTCGCTTAAAGAGCGCATACCCCTGCAGGACTGCATGATCATCTGACTGTATTATTTTAATAGAAAAGAACTGCAATCTGCATCCaaagacacacagtgagagagatgaTGCTGATCGAAGCAATTCAGAGCCATAACCACCAAGTTACGGGTGTTTGAACGTCACGTTTCTGTTAGACCACCTAAGGCCATCAGGACATGCTGGATCACGCCATTGATGTGTGCTCTTGTTATATATATTTGGCTGCTATTGGACAACTGTTA
The sequence above is a segment of the Chaetodon auriga isolate fChaAug3 chromosome 23, fChaAug3.hap1, whole genome shotgun sequence genome. Coding sequences within it:
- the cd99 gene encoding CD99 molecule isoform X1, with the protein product MKFCLRIVLLLFLVTGTLTDDLNLFDALDDGPTPSAPKEKPRAPEKPQSDDGFGFDLEDALGPDPTPKPPKPDKPAVKPPSGGGGGFDLEDAFGPDPTPKPDKPAVKPPSGGGGGGFDLEDALGPDPNPKPDKPVKPPSSGGGGGSFDDNDLFDVTGGDYKPEGGRPGGGHAVDPGHDPQGGADQPQEAGSGQIAGIVSAIGVALMGAASSYIAYQKKKLCFKLQGGADPESGKGHHGTQSDPQVFSNLLRTS
- the cd99 gene encoding CD99 molecule isoform X2; translated protein: MKFCLRIVLLLFLVTGTLTDDLNLFDALDDGPTPSAPKEKPRAPEKPQSDDGFGFDLEDALGPDPTPKPPKPDKPAVKPPSGGGGGFDLEDAFGPDPTPKPDKPAVKPPSGGGGGGFDLEDALGPDPNPKPDKPVKPPSSGGGGGSFDDNDLFDVTGGDYKPEGGRPGGGHAVDPGHDPQGGADQPQDPDLLWGQILKMLNANMPEEFYMWISNVKKTLIPLLERAMDLLQAVQ